In Chitinivibrionales bacterium, the following are encoded in one genomic region:
- a CDS encoding GSCFA domain-containing protein, translating to MTGDPLFRTVVDVPESSSGIAHGQNILCLGSCFAETIGGRLVENRFNACVNPAGPLFNSLSMAACLRRLFDARPYAEDDIFPADGLWHSWDHHSRFSSAAKEDCLKGINKRFSAGTESLKGLDVLILTFGTAFVYRLKESGRVVANCHKQPQERFVRELLSIRDIADEWTKLFRELQRHHPKARFIVTISPVRHLRDDPHDNLISKSTLACAVHELEKAIPQLYYFPAYEIMMDELRDYRFYEKDMAHPNEVAVDFIWDKFVNACVEKRSKEFVKDYEPVRAAMGHRVMKGGKEAKNFIEINLEKIKELEKKYPGFRFEGEKEYFGRLIS from the coding sequence ATGACGGGCGATCCTCTTTTCAGGACCGTTGTTGACGTTCCGGAAAGTTCATCCGGCATTGCCCATGGACAAAACATTCTCTGCCTTGGCTCGTGCTTTGCCGAAACCATCGGCGGCAGGCTCGTTGAAAACAGGTTTAACGCATGTGTCAATCCTGCCGGGCCGCTGTTCAACTCCTTGTCGATGGCCGCGTGCCTGAGGCGGCTTTTCGATGCAAGGCCATATGCCGAGGATGATATTTTCCCTGCCGACGGACTGTGGCATTCGTGGGACCATCATTCCCGGTTTTCATCGGCGGCGAAGGAAGATTGCCTCAAGGGCATCAATAAACGGTTCTCCGCCGGGACGGAATCGCTGAAGGGCCTTGACGTTCTGATACTCACGTTCGGCACCGCGTTTGTCTATCGCCTGAAGGAATCCGGCAGGGTCGTGGCCAATTGCCACAAGCAGCCGCAGGAAAGGTTTGTCAGGGAACTTCTTTCGATCCGGGACATCGCCGATGAATGGACGAAACTATTTCGCGAACTGCAACGGCATCATCCAAAGGCAAGGTTCATTGTCACCATAAGCCCGGTGCGGCATCTGCGCGACGATCCGCACGATAATCTTATCAGTAAATCAACCCTCGCCTGCGCCGTGCACGAGCTTGAAAAGGCAATTCCGCAATTGTATTATTTCCCGGCCTACGAAATCATGATGGACGAATTGCGGGATTACCGGTTTTACGAAAAAGACATGGCGCACCCGAATGAGGTCGCGGTTGATTTTATCTGGGATAAATTTGTTAATGCCTGCGTGGAAAAGAGGTCGAAAGAATTTGTAAAGGATTATGAACCGGTGAGGGCGGCAATGGGGCACAGGGTGATGAAAGGCGGGAAAGAGGCGAAAAACTTTATTGAGATAAATTTGGAAAAGATAAAGGAGCTGGAAAAAAAATATCCTGGGTTTAGGTTTGAGGGGGAGAAGGAATATTTCGGAAGATTGATTTCCTAA
- a CDS encoding glycosyltransferase family 9 protein: MENISTVYHTGGLGDFITAFPAIIEWNKRNKSCRKILLGKPSYGILGVHAGLFDEIWDVESAAFSWLYNLNSPAHPSIKDMLSGIQSALLFTSGDSPVLARFRQLEVKKLLFQDPFPQMRIHIADYHLSLFNKDSKPPLKSTAKLFPHPDFKNEADKKLNGIGRFITLHPGSGSERKNWPADEFFALADKLREKGFRMVWIAGPAETEMSFPSTDAVVQNAALPLLVHILSNGSLYIGNDSGISHLAAACGGRCVVLFGPSDAGVWRPVGENIVIVKARNGDCFPCHPSRDKITPKVCKRSCMSDISVEEVFDSCKKVLAPLQ; the protein is encoded by the coding sequence ATGGAAAATATATCTACTGTCTACCATACCGGCGGACTCGGAGACTTTATCACTGCATTTCCAGCGATAATTGAATGGAACAAGCGGAACAAGAGTTGCAGGAAAATTCTTCTCGGCAAACCCTCCTACGGCATTCTCGGCGTTCACGCAGGATTGTTTGATGAAATCTGGGACGTTGAGAGCGCGGCGTTTTCGTGGCTTTATAATTTAAATTCGCCGGCGCATCCGTCAATAAAGGATATGCTGTCTGGCATTCAATCCGCGCTTCTATTCACGTCCGGGGATTCGCCGGTTCTCGCGCGGTTCAGACAATTGGAAGTAAAAAAGCTGCTTTTTCAGGATCCCTTTCCACAAATGAGAATTCATATTGCTGATTATCATCTCTCGCTTTTCAATAAAGATTCAAAGCCTCCATTGAAATCAACGGCAAAGCTATTTCCCCATCCCGATTTTAAAAATGAGGCGGACAAAAAGCTTAATGGAATTGGAAGGTTCATTACGTTGCATCCGGGAAGCGGAAGCGAAAGAAAAAACTGGCCGGCCGATGAATTTTTCGCGCTGGCCGACAAGCTGAGGGAAAAAGGATTCAGAATGGTTTGGATAGCCGGGCCCGCGGAAACGGAAATGTCCTTTCCGTCAACTGATGCCGTGGTTCAAAACGCGGCGCTTCCGCTGCTAGTCCATATTTTATCCAACGGTTCGCTTTACATCGGCAATGATTCGGGAATCTCCCACCTTGCCGCGGCATGCGGCGGACGCTGTGTTGTTTTGTTCGGGCCATCGGATGCAGGGGTGTGGAGGCCGGTGGGGGAGAATATCGTCATTGTCAAAGCGCGAAATGGGGATTGCTTTCCATGCCATCCTTCACGAGACAAAATAACGCCGAAGGTATGCAAGAGATCATGCATGAGTGACATATCCGTGGAAGAAGTATTTGATTCTTGTAAAAAGGTATTGGCTCCCTTGCAATGA
- a CDS encoding GDP-mannose 4,6-dehydratase: MTTALITGINGFAGKHLHALLHKKGRRVAGLDVKQTCDLDNVAYEMVDITDSDSVAQAFKRLSPDEIYHLAGVSFPAEADRTPRSALDINITGTISVIDAMKRFCPKGRLLVVGSAKEYDINAEGPVTEDIVPNPTNFYGISKYATELIGLQYCRQYGLDIRFTRSFNHTGPGQSYLFVCSDWARQVALAESGLGPCEVRVGDCNVEIDFSDVRDVVSAYRLIMEKGKKTRIYNVCSGKTRKLPDILDYLKKKSSKRIAVVCEKKKLGEVKTYRRLAGDNGRLRAETGWEPAIPFEKTLDDLYEYWLQELRKS; this comes from the coding sequence ATGACCACCGCCCTCATCACCGGCATCAACGGCTTTGCCGGCAAGCACCTCCATGCATTGCTGCATAAAAAAGGCCGCCGTGTTGCCGGGCTGGACGTCAAGCAGACCTGCGATCTTGACAACGTGGCCTACGAGATGGTTGACATAACGGACAGCGACAGCGTCGCCCAGGCGTTCAAGCGGCTCTCGCCCGACGAGATATATCACCTGGCGGGCGTGAGTTTCCCGGCCGAGGCCGACCGCACGCCCCGGAGCGCGCTCGATATCAACATCACCGGCACCATATCGGTGATCGACGCCATGAAGCGGTTTTGCCCCAAGGGCAGGCTTCTTGTGGTCGGGTCGGCAAAGGAATACGACATCAACGCCGAAGGGCCGGTCACCGAGGACATCGTCCCCAACCCCACGAATTTTTACGGCATATCCAAATACGCGACCGAGCTCATCGGCCTCCAGTATTGCCGGCAGTACGGTCTTGACATTCGGTTCACCCGCTCGTTCAACCATACCGGGCCGGGCCAGTCGTACCTGTTCGTATGCTCCGACTGGGCCCGCCAGGTCGCGCTTGCCGAATCCGGCCTGGGTCCTTGCGAGGTCCGCGTGGGAGACTGCAATGTCGAAATCGATTTTTCCGACGTGCGCGACGTGGTGAGCGCGTACCGGCTCATCATGGAGAAAGGGAAAAAGACCCGGATCTACAACGTCTGCTCGGGCAAAACGCGAAAGCTCCCCGATATCCTCGATTATCTGAAGAAAAAATCCTCAAAACGGATTGCGGTGGTTTGCGAAAAGAAAAAGCTCGGCGAAGTAAAGACCTACCGCCGGCTCGCCGGGGACAATGGGCGCCTGCGCGCGGAAACCGGCTGGGAACCGGCGATCCCGTTTGAAAAGACCCTCGATGATCTGTACGAATATTGGCTGCAGGAATTGAGGAAATCCTGA
- the lepB gene encoding signal peptidase I, which produces MDKKTEAKQQDAKKAPRRSEKEGIFHFTKDMVSALVMALIAIVYVIQAFKIPTGSMKESLLVGDFLLGLKFIYGAPVLPFMYTKFPGVTDPKPGDVIIFKYPGLDKKDYIKRCVAGPGQTIQVSGTTVTVDGRQLILPPKGQYIHGGQLDPRITAFEPLRVPKKGDTLNFKAALPDREFLFFKHLVKQENPRNIVSVKFQLYLNSEFSNSQKVIINGYWEVPFSEINFNLIDNWIAIDDIVRQVSGQFHDKTVEIRKLLYIDGKLVTTYVVKNDNYFMMGDNRDDSMDSRYWGFLNRNFIKAKAFILYFSWDDKFPLWQLPLGIRWNRIGKLILSWDGLKH; this is translated from the coding sequence TTGGACAAAAAGACGGAAGCAAAACAGCAAGACGCAAAGAAAGCGCCCCGCAGATCTGAAAAAGAGGGCATTTTCCATTTCACCAAGGACATGGTCTCGGCGCTCGTCATGGCGCTCATCGCCATTGTCTACGTGATCCAGGCCTTCAAGATCCCCACCGGCTCCATGAAGGAGAGCCTGCTGGTGGGCGATTTTCTGCTCGGCCTCAAATTCATTTACGGCGCGCCCGTGCTGCCGTTCATGTACACCAAGTTCCCCGGCGTCACCGACCCCAAGCCCGGCGACGTCATCATCTTCAAGTACCCGGGCCTTGACAAAAAGGACTACATCAAGCGCTGCGTGGCGGGTCCGGGCCAGACCATCCAGGTGAGCGGCACCACGGTGACGGTCGACGGCAGGCAGCTCATCCTGCCGCCCAAGGGACAGTACATTCACGGCGGGCAGCTCGACCCGCGCATCACCGCGTTCGAGCCGCTCCGGGTGCCCAAGAAGGGCGACACGCTCAACTTCAAGGCCGCGCTCCCGGACCGGGAGTTCCTTTTTTTCAAGCACCTGGTCAAGCAGGAAAACCCGCGCAATATCGTGTCTGTCAAGTTCCAGCTTTATCTCAACAGCGAATTCTCCAACAGCCAGAAGGTGATCATCAACGGGTACTGGGAGGTGCCGTTCAGTGAAATCAACTTCAACCTCATCGACAACTGGATCGCGATCGACGACATCGTGCGCCAGGTAAGCGGCCAGTTCCATGACAAAACCGTGGAAATCCGCAAGCTGCTGTACATCGACGGCAAGCTCGTAACGACCTACGTGGTCAAGAACGACAACTACTTCATGATGGGCGACAACAGGGACGATTCAATGGATTCGCGCTACTGGGGATTCCTCAACCGCAATTTCATCAAGGCAAAGGCCTTCATTCTGTATTTCTCCTGGGACGACAAGTTCCCCTTGTGGCAACTGCCGCTGGGCATCCGCTGGAACCGGATCGGAAAGCTCATCCTGAGCTGGGACGGACTGAAACACTAA
- a CDS encoding inositol monophosphatase, with the protein MSSYDAELKACRDAALAAGKIHLEYRDNLPEVQIKNDASPVTEVDRKCESVIHGMLAKQFPRDGFLGEETGEEKGQSGRTWIVDPLDGTRPYLRKIPTHSVLIALEDGNELVCGCIHLPAMAETFWAKKDGGAYLNKRRISVSKTKELPRAMGSGIGFIEKASSREAEKLLALMKRWDYAYGFMDAYSYGGVACGRLDLCANLVDKPWDCAAAACIITEAGGKFSDINGKPSIYNGSFVCSNGLVHEAVLEYFH; encoded by the coding sequence ATGTCGTCGTACGATGCGGAACTCAAGGCCTGCCGCGATGCGGCGCTCGCTGCGGGAAAAATCCATCTCGAATACCGGGACAACCTCCCTGAGGTACAGATAAAAAACGACGCCTCGCCGGTCACGGAAGTCGACAGGAAGTGCGAGTCGGTCATCCACGGCATGCTGGCGAAGCAGTTCCCGCGGGACGGGTTTCTCGGCGAGGAGACCGGCGAAGAGAAGGGTCAGAGCGGCAGAACGTGGATTGTTGATCCGCTCGATGGCACGCGGCCGTATTTGCGCAAAATCCCCACACACAGCGTGCTGATCGCGCTTGAAGACGGAAACGAGCTCGTGTGCGGGTGCATTCACCTGCCCGCCATGGCGGAAACCTTCTGGGCAAAGAAAGACGGGGGCGCGTATCTCAACAAGCGGCGGATATCCGTGTCCAAAACCAAGGAGCTTCCGCGCGCCATGGGAAGCGGCATCGGTTTCATAGAAAAGGCATCATCCCGCGAAGCTGAAAAGCTTCTTGCGCTCATGAAGCGCTGGGACTATGCATACGGTTTCATGGACGCGTATTCGTACGGCGGCGTGGCGTGCGGGAGGCTTGACTTGTGCGCCAACCTGGTCGACAAGCCCTGGGACTGCGCCGCGGCGGCATGCATCATCACCGAGGCGGGCGGCAAGTTCTCCGATATCAACGGCAAGCCCTCGATCTATAACGGTTCATTTGTCTGCTCCAACGGCTTGGTGCATGAGGCTGTCTTAGAGTATTTTCACTAA
- a CDS encoding serine/threonine-protein kinase — protein MGTTSIPPSVDVPDRNSGGAEVSTVTPPGILSRQIPVLPNGSAAVPLGSGTIMSVLGEGGAAVVYEIWVEKLGISRAVKVLKPNASVETTGRFETEMRITAQLRHPNIIEIHNVGDWHGLPYIEMEKIDGFSLDAVIRERGSLPLKVCTAIGILVCRALDFTHNHAYLINDKRHVGILHRDLKPGNIMISKNGMVKLMDFGIATPTGVSMHTMDGTVVGSMQYIAPELLEGAKRASPRSDIFSLGCVLYEMIAGQRTFPEKNMAKLVTARMKNAYMPVSEFKVKCPKKLIKLINACLTLNPDRRIGSVAEILSRLEKIHSRLSKEKPEDLVEYYINTLEKNIVGYRRKPRILPKVAACGAVAAAAACAWLFYMKPAGGSHGATSAPGNFSSVKASPASKGPVAHQPTAPSSAEGLSLPVKKASDPEKARAQAGDIQSNHAEDLLLPSGTATPLVASLQKQYGTNDLLKILAEETNKGDFTTALSLFDALDRESAATVAARLYKLRALQGLGNKEALGAFFLRPDVPDKEYYLAKAQHLASFRRYAEAEALCDESRRAPASIGDAGALDLTSSYVKASCLTGDFMVQATEEARKKALDAWSEVQNLLMGNPGHPYFKLAEKNIQVLTDQASKQAR, from the coding sequence ATGGGAACCACTTCGATACCTCCTTCCGTTGATGTGCCGGACCGGAATTCCGGAGGCGCAGAAGTCAGCACGGTTACTCCCCCCGGGATCCTTTCCCGGCAGATCCCGGTGCTTCCGAACGGCTCGGCTGCGGTGCCGCTTGGCTCGGGCACCATCATGTCAGTTCTGGGCGAGGGCGGCGCGGCCGTCGTGTACGAGATCTGGGTCGAAAAACTCGGGATCTCGCGCGCGGTGAAGGTGCTCAAGCCGAACGCCTCGGTTGAAACCACGGGCAGGTTCGAGACCGAAATGAGGATCACGGCTCAGCTGAGGCATCCGAACATCATCGAGATCCACAACGTGGGCGACTGGCATGGTCTTCCCTATATCGAAATGGAAAAAATCGACGGCTTTTCGCTCGATGCCGTGATCCGCGAGCGCGGCAGCCTGCCGCTCAAGGTCTGCACCGCCATCGGCATCCTTGTGTGCAGGGCGCTCGATTTCACGCACAACCACGCCTATCTCATCAACGACAAGCGGCACGTGGGCATTCTGCACCGAGACCTGAAGCCCGGCAACATCATGATCTCCAAGAACGGCATGGTCAAGCTCATGGATTTCGGCATCGCCACGCCCACCGGCGTGTCCATGCACACCATGGACGGCACCGTGGTGGGTTCCATGCAGTACATCGCGCCAGAGCTGCTCGAGGGCGCGAAGCGCGCGTCGCCGCGCTCAGACATTTTTTCGCTCGGCTGCGTCCTGTACGAGATGATCGCGGGCCAGCGCACGTTTCCGGAAAAAAACATGGCCAAGCTCGTGACCGCGCGGATGAAAAACGCCTACATGCCGGTTTCCGAGTTCAAGGTGAAATGCCCGAAAAAGCTCATCAAACTCATCAATGCCTGCCTCACCCTCAATCCGGATCGGCGCATCGGGAGCGTTGCGGAAATACTTTCGCGGCTGGAAAAAATTCATTCCAGGCTGTCGAAGGAAAAACCCGAAGACCTTGTCGAATATTACATCAACACTCTTGAAAAAAACATTGTGGGATACCGGCGGAAACCGCGGATACTTCCGAAAGTCGCGGCATGCGGCGCAGTTGCGGCTGCGGCGGCATGTGCTTGGCTCTTTTATATGAAGCCGGCAGGCGGGTCTCATGGCGCAACATCAGCGCCGGGGAATTTTTCATCCGTAAAGGCGTCACCTGCTTCAAAGGGCCCGGTGGCCCATCAACCGACCGCGCCGTCATCCGCAGAAGGATTGTCCCTTCCCGTGAAGAAAGCGTCGGATCCGGAAAAGGCGCGCGCACAGGCGGGCGACATTCAAAGCAACCATGCGGAAGATCTGCTTTTACCGTCCGGCACGGCCACGCCGCTCGTCGCCTCTTTGCAGAAACAATACGGCACAAATGACCTTTTGAAAATTCTTGCCGAAGAAACAAACAAGGGCGACTTCACCACCGCGCTCTCGCTGTTCGACGCGCTCGACCGGGAGAGCGCGGCCACGGTGGCCGCGCGGCTGTACAAGCTGCGCGCGCTGCAGGGTCTGGGCAACAAGGAGGCGCTCGGCGCTTTCTTTTTGCGGCCCGATGTGCCGGACAAGGAATATTATCTGGCCAAGGCCCAGCACCTCGCCTCGTTCAGGCGATACGCCGAGGCCGAGGCCCTGTGCGACGAAAGCCGGCGGGCGCCAGCCAGCATCGGCGACGCCGGCGCGCTCGATCTTACTTCATCATATGTCAAGGCATCGTGCCTCACCGGCGATTTCATGGTGCAGGCGACTGAGGAGGCGCGGAAAAAGGCGCTCGACGCCTGGTCCGAGGTGCAGAACCTGCTCATGGGCAACCCCGGCCATCCCTATTTCAAGCTCGCGGAAAAGAACATCCAGGTTCTCACCGACCAGGCCTCAAAGCAAGCCCGATAA
- a CDS encoding 50S ribosomal protein L11 methyltransferase — MRAYCLTCELPPEASERAQAIWYGLGMLGCEEEEAKGRIRLKCYFSTSAALHTAEFYLMDLNPCQPISISVVKDEDWNAKWKQSMKPVQVVNGVWVAPVWLRPPMASGDTWIKIEPKMAFGTGHHETTRLACKALAGQIARAENPPAALDIGTGSGILCFLADLCKTAYAVGIDVDPVCASNLAENLRKNRARSRISFAIGSLDIFKNDGLFDIAVMNLISSEGTSLLDRISQLLKPRGVFIWSGLLLNEKNRTLEILSKKNFTLKSDARENEWWCAVFRKNPV; from the coding sequence ATGCGCGCATACTGCCTCACCTGTGAATTGCCGCCCGAAGCCAGCGAACGGGCCCAGGCCATCTGGTACGGCTTGGGCATGCTGGGGTGCGAAGAAGAGGAAGCAAAGGGCCGGATAAGACTCAAGTGTTATTTCTCCACCAGCGCCGCGCTCCACACCGCGGAATTTTATCTTATGGACCTCAACCCCTGCCAGCCCATATCGATATCGGTTGTCAAGGACGAGGACTGGAACGCGAAGTGGAAGCAGTCCATGAAACCGGTGCAGGTGGTGAACGGCGTCTGGGTCGCGCCCGTCTGGCTCAGGCCGCCCATGGCTTCCGGAGATACATGGATAAAAATAGAACCGAAAATGGCGTTCGGCACCGGCCACCACGAAACCACGAGGCTTGCCTGCAAGGCCCTCGCCGGCCAGATCGCAAGGGCGGAGAACCCGCCCGCGGCTCTGGACATAGGCACCGGTTCGGGCATCCTGTGTTTTTTGGCAGACCTTTGCAAAACGGCATACGCCGTCGGCATTGATGTTGATCCCGTGTGCGCTTCAAACCTCGCCGAAAACCTCCGGAAAAACCGGGCCCGTTCGCGTATTTCCTTTGCCATAGGTTCTCTTGACATATTCAAGAATGACGGGCTCTTCGATATCGCGGTCATGAACTTGATCTCCTCCGAAGGCACGTCCCTTCTTGACCGCATTTCCCAGTTGCTCAAACCCAGGGGCGTATTTATCTGGTCGGGGCTTCTCCTTAACGAAAAAAACCGGACCCTTGAAATTTTATCAAAAAAGAATTTCACTTTGAAAAGCGATGCCAGGGAAAACGAATGGTGGTGCGCCGTTTTCCGGAAAAATCCCGTTTAA
- the thiC gene encoding phosphomethylpyrimidine synthase ThiC, whose product MTRVSQAKKGIVTADAEKAAVKENLPAEQVRKACCDGTIVIVRNAKRSIEPLAIGKGTRIKVNANIGTSSSKADIAEELEKMRVALNYGADAIMDLSTCGDLTAIRKTIIAECPVAVGTVPLYEMAVIAQSRKKSILQITPDEMFEVIERHCEQGVDFLTLHCGVTLESVERFRHAGRTAGAVSRGGTIMMEWIHHNKKENPLYAGYGRLLDICAKHDVCISLGDAFRPGAIADATDRVQVQELVILGELVKKAREKNVGVFVEGPGHVPLDQVISNMQIEKTLCDNAPFYVLGPLVTDVSPGYDHISAAIGGALAAMAGADFLCYVTPAEHLRLPSVDDVREGVIASRIAGHAADIARGLPGAKEWDAEISRAKINLDWDKLISLCVDPEKAARYRASLPPQGDPSHCSICGEFCAIRRSKVVKPD is encoded by the coding sequence ATGACACGGGTTTCCCAAGCGAAAAAAGGCATTGTCACGGCCGATGCCGAAAAGGCAGCCGTAAAAGAAAACCTGCCTGCCGAACAGGTTCGGAAGGCGTGTTGCGACGGCACCATCGTGATCGTGCGCAATGCGAAGCGCAGCATCGAGCCGCTTGCCATCGGCAAAGGCACACGCATCAAGGTGAACGCGAACATCGGCACCTCGTCGTCAAAAGCGGACATCGCCGAAGAGCTTGAAAAAATGCGTGTCGCCCTGAACTACGGCGCCGACGCCATCATGGACCTTTCCACCTGCGGCGACCTTACCGCGATCCGCAAAACCATCATCGCGGAATGCCCGGTCGCCGTGGGTACGGTGCCGCTGTACGAAATGGCGGTTATCGCGCAGAGCAGGAAAAAATCCATTCTCCAGATCACGCCGGACGAAATGTTCGAGGTGATCGAGCGGCACTGCGAGCAGGGCGTCGACTTTCTCACGCTGCACTGCGGCGTCACCCTGGAGTCGGTGGAGCGTTTCAGGCACGCGGGCAGGACGGCCGGCGCGGTGTCGCGCGGCGGCACCATCATGATGGAATGGATCCACCACAATAAAAAGGAAAACCCGCTCTACGCCGGCTACGGCAGGCTCCTTGACATATGCGCAAAGCACGACGTGTGCATCAGCCTGGGCGACGCGTTCCGTCCCGGCGCGATCGCCGACGCCACCGACCGCGTGCAGGTGCAGGAGCTCGTGATCCTGGGGGAGCTCGTGAAGAAGGCGCGCGAAAAAAACGTGGGCGTGTTCGTTGAGGGCCCGGGCCATGTACCGCTCGACCAGGTCATTTCAAACATGCAGATCGAAAAGACGCTGTGCGACAATGCGCCCTTTTACGTTCTGGGCCCGCTGGTCACCGACGTGTCGCCCGGCTACGACCACATCTCGGCGGCCATCGGCGGCGCGCTCGCCGCCATGGCGGGCGCCGATTTTCTGTGCTATGTGACGCCGGCAGAGCACCTGCGCCTGCCGTCGGTCGACGACGTGCGCGAGGGCGTGATCGCCTCCCGCATTGCGGGACACGCCGCCGACATCGCCCGCGGCCTTCCCGGCGCAAAGGAATGGGACGCGGAAATATCGCGCGCGAAAATAAACCTGGACTGGGACAAGCTCATCTCGCTCTGCGTTGACCCGGAAAAGGCGGCCCGCTACCGCGCCTCGCTGCCGCCGCAGGGCGATCCGTCGCACTGCAGCATCTGCGGCGAGTTCTGCGCCATCCGGCGGTCAAAAGTCGTAAAACCTGATTAA
- a CDS encoding TraR/DksA C4-type zinc finger protein translates to MAKKTKSKKVAKPVKKAKKAKPASREIKPVRRLTRQELQYFKDRLLKEKKKVLEEMDEIQNESLKTSIADQSGENSRYSYHLGDTASLAYGREFSMGLAERQQKYMEQIDEALQRIDDGTYGTCLVTGEAIPIERLEEVPVAKYSVRGKEILEKRKQKGTA, encoded by the coding sequence GTGGCAAAAAAAACCAAGTCAAAGAAGGTTGCAAAGCCGGTTAAAAAGGCGAAAAAGGCCAAACCGGCGTCCCGCGAAATCAAACCCGTGCGGAGGCTCACCAGGCAGGAGCTCCAGTATTTTAAGGACCGGCTCCTCAAGGAAAAGAAAAAGGTGCTTGAGGAAATGGACGAGATCCAGAACGAGAGCCTCAAGACCTCCATCGCAGACCAGTCGGGCGAAAATTCACGGTACTCCTACCATCTCGGCGACACCGCGTCCCTCGCCTACGGCAGGGAGTTCTCCATGGGGCTTGCCGAGCGCCAGCAGAAATACATGGAACAGATAGACGAGGCGCTCCAGCGCATCGATGACGGCACCTACGGCACCTGCCTGGTGACCGGTGAGGCAATTCCCATCGAGCGGCTCGAAGAGGTGCCTGTTGCCAAATATTCGGTCCGCGGCAAGGAAATTTTGGAAAAGCGCAAACAGAAAGGCACAGCATAA